From a single Streptomyces sp. NBC_00377 genomic region:
- a CDS encoding LuxR C-terminal-related transcriptional regulator translates to MTGQTTAVGGARVVTGEPGCGRTTFLNRAARSLPAASVVRTEAGPTASALPLDGLRALLHALGTPAGPWPPARPADAVLLDALRAASTSGPLLVCVDDAHLWDAPTRAALGAVAGRLSGTDRVGVLLSVAGHRPVDREFAALPVTRLDPLSPAEAAALLDEATGGAVDRAVRDDLVDAADGSPALLLAMVRRLTPAQLRGHRALPDPPTDAGILTGLVGGLLTGLTPAQADLLLTVAAALRDADDTEDAHIDPALARRAAEHLRATPPATETAHSSPLPSAPPHDELPEVLVRTDGGAGFRSSLLRRAVYAGAHPERRRAAHRALARALEEAGADGLDALLHRARGRSAAGPGRGAAAELAVAAGDPACPAPPMLRSAAYAHAAGLAEDGARRAAWYTAAAEQALLGGRTHRALRLLDRARDGTASPALRGRIELVRGTAVLYDGPVDEARGSLLLAARLLAAPAPGQAQTALSAAMAAAWAAGDAPGCLHALGAAGSGIPDAGSGIPDAGSGIPDAGSGIPDDGSGLSGAGSGDPDDGTGLPGAGSGLPDAGTGLPDDGTRPGARPFQGPPGVVSRATAPVREGRGGALHDYRTGVRALLEGRFPEAAEPLRRLVAASEGAQSAAGADEAEQALLAAAAALLLGDPAAARRAGARALAAARMPGSPSALARAREYLAYAALRAGRHTLARTHAEEGLRAAHRTGQRNTAAHHHAVLALAASIDGTPQEVAAHAAAALAVARRHGLVQAATLAEWAAGRADLGRGRPREAADRLGPLVRPGPRRGHFAVWMLAVPCFVEAAASTGRADEGVPEVVEEFARWAGFGADPQAPAHLMRCRALLAPADRPDALYRRALDLHDAAGGGDFEHARTGLLHGKWLRRRRRLSEARDRLGAALVGFERCGALAWAEQTRAELRAGGAAPGGGASTVGGLSALTPQQQRIARCVAEGATNREVALTLSVSTRTVDYHLRKVFATLGVRSRVELVRMVEKAGQEG, encoded by the coding sequence ATGACCGGACAGACGACCGCGGTCGGCGGCGCGCGGGTGGTGACGGGTGAACCCGGATGCGGCCGCACGACGTTCCTGAACCGCGCCGCCCGCTCCCTCCCGGCCGCGTCCGTGGTCCGGACAGAAGCCGGCCCGACGGCCTCGGCGCTGCCCCTGGACGGCCTGCGCGCCCTGCTGCACGCCCTCGGCACGCCTGCCGGGCCGTGGCCGCCCGCCCGGCCCGCCGACGCGGTACTCCTCGACGCGTTGCGGGCCGCGTCCACCTCCGGACCCCTGCTGGTGTGCGTCGACGACGCGCATCTGTGGGACGCCCCCACCAGGGCCGCACTGGGCGCCGTCGCCGGACGCCTGAGCGGGACCGACCGGGTGGGCGTGCTGCTGAGCGTCGCCGGACACCGCCCGGTCGACCGGGAGTTCGCGGCGCTGCCGGTGACACGCCTCGACCCGCTCTCCCCGGCGGAGGCCGCCGCGCTGCTGGACGAGGCGACGGGCGGCGCCGTCGACCGAGCCGTCCGGGACGACCTGGTGGACGCGGCCGACGGCAGCCCGGCCCTGTTGCTGGCCATGGTCCGGCGACTGACGCCCGCCCAGCTCCGCGGTCACCGTGCTCTGCCGGACCCGCCCACCGACGCCGGGATCCTGACCGGGCTGGTCGGCGGCCTGCTGACCGGACTCACGCCCGCGCAGGCCGACCTGCTGTTGACGGTGGCGGCGGCCCTGCGGGACGCGGACGACACCGAGGACGCACACATCGACCCGGCACTCGCCCGGAGGGCCGCAGAACACCTCCGGGCGACGCCCCCCGCCACGGAGACCGCGCATTCCTCCCCGTTGCCGTCCGCGCCGCCGCACGACGAACTGCCGGAGGTTCTCGTCCGAACCGACGGCGGGGCCGGGTTCCGCAGCAGTCTGCTGCGCCGCGCCGTCTACGCGGGGGCGCACCCCGAGCGGCGCCGTGCGGCCCACCGGGCGCTGGCCCGGGCCCTGGAGGAGGCCGGAGCCGACGGGCTTGACGCGCTGTTGCACCGGGCGAGGGGCCGTTCGGCAGCCGGGCCCGGGCGGGGCGCGGCCGCCGAACTGGCCGTGGCGGCCGGCGACCCCGCGTGTCCCGCACCCCCCATGCTGCGGAGCGCCGCCTACGCTCACGCCGCCGGACTGGCCGAGGACGGCGCGCGGCGCGCGGCGTGGTACACGGCCGCGGCCGAGCAGGCACTGCTCGGCGGACGCACGCACCGGGCCCTGCGGCTGCTCGACCGGGCCCGTGACGGGACGGCGTCCCCGGCGCTGCGCGGCCGCATCGAGCTGGTGCGCGGCACCGCGGTCCTCTACGACGGACCCGTCGACGAGGCCCGGGGATCCCTGCTCCTGGCCGCCCGTCTGCTGGCCGCGCCGGCCCCCGGGCAGGCACAGACGGCGCTGTCGGCGGCCATGGCCGCCGCGTGGGCGGCGGGCGACGCCCCGGGATGCCTGCACGCACTGGGCGCCGCCGGGTCCGGCATCCCGGACGCCGGGTCCGGCATCCCGGACGCCGGGTCCGGCATCCCGGACGCCGGGTCCGGCATCCCGGACGACGGGTCCGGCCTCTCGGGCGCCGGGTCCGGCGACCCGGACGACGGGACCGGCCTCCCGGGCGCCGGGTCCGGCCTCCCGGACGCCGGCACCGGCCTCCCGGACGACGGCACGCGACCCGGTGCCCGGCCGTTCCAGGGCCCTCCGGGGGTGGTGTCGCGCGCGACCGCTCCGGTGCGTGAGGGCCGCGGCGGCGCGCTGCACGACTACCGGACCGGGGTCAGGGCCCTGCTCGAAGGGCGGTTCCCCGAGGCCGCGGAGCCCTTACGGCGACTGGTGGCGGCCTCGGAGGGCGCGCAGAGTGCCGCCGGCGCCGACGAAGCGGAGCAGGCTCTGCTCGCGGCGGCGGCCGCCCTGCTGCTGGGCGATCCGGCGGCCGCCCGCCGCGCCGGGGCGCGGGCCCTGGCCGCCGCCCGGATGCCCGGAAGCCCTTCGGCCCTCGCGCGGGCCCGGGAGTACCTCGCCTACGCCGCACTGCGTGCCGGGCGGCACACGCTGGCCAGGACCCACGCGGAGGAAGGGCTGCGCGCCGCACATCGGACGGGGCAGCGCAACACGGCCGCCCATCACCACGCGGTACTGGCCCTGGCGGCGTCGATCGACGGCACTCCGCAGGAGGTCGCCGCCCATGCGGCTGCCGCGCTGGCCGTCGCCCGGCGGCACGGCCTGGTCCAGGCGGCGACGCTGGCGGAGTGGGCGGCGGGCCGCGCCGATCTCGGCCGCGGGCGCCCCCGGGAGGCCGCGGACCGGCTCGGGCCGCTCGTGCGGCCGGGGCCGCGAAGGGGGCACTTCGCGGTGTGGATGCTCGCCGTGCCGTGCTTCGTGGAGGCCGCCGCGTCGACCGGACGGGCCGACGAGGGTGTCCCCGAGGTCGTCGAGGAGTTCGCCCGGTGGGCCGGATTCGGCGCCGACCCCCAGGCTCCCGCCCATCTGATGCGCTGCCGCGCCCTGCTGGCCCCGGCGGACCGTCCCGACGCCCTGTACCGCCGTGCGCTCGATCTGCACGACGCGGCCGGAGGCGGCGATTTCGAACACGCCCGCACCGGGCTGCTGCACGGCAAGTGGCTGCGCCGGCGCCGCCGGCTGAGTGAGGCACGCGACCGTCTCGGCGCCGCTCTGGTGGGGTTCGAGCGCTGCGGGGCGCTCGCCTGGGCCGAGCAGACCCGCGCCGAACTGCGGGCGGGCGGGGCGGCCCCGGGCGGCGGCGCGAGCACAGTGGGAGGACTCTCGGCGCTGACGCCGCAGCAGCAGCGGATCGCCCGGTGCGTCGCCGAGGGCGCGACC
- a CDS encoding MMPL family transporter translates to MGSMAPTTAGNPRRGGLRRLGAWCARHCTIVIIAWLVAVVALQVVSRTVGGTYEDNFQLPGVQSTKGLDVLKEHDPQAGGYSSQIVLHDDQAVSTLSSQLSTAVGDLEKLPHVLSAVNPLSVTSSKVGPVSGDGKTAYVTVRFDVQPSTLGDDYLNGVDKAVQPLRTAGADVEYGGSLGELARPAANDKISELIGFAVAIVVLLVGFGSVIAAGLPLITALISVVGGLACLGLLAAAFTFATVSPTLATMIGLGVGIDYALFLVTRHRQNLMNGADPAEAAGHATATSGRAVLVSGTTVIIALFGLYASGVSFIGKLGLAAAVTVVSAVIGALTLVPALLGLIGRHIDRYHVRRPVAETDAGPDAVPHGTWHRYAKRVERRPWQYLGAGVAVIAILAIPVFSIQLGHIGDGADPTSFTDRRAYDLMTDAFGPGSNGPLTVVIDQTSVPSDKRSDLSGQAQKTLNAVSGAATVTPLTATSDGDVLLATVYSKESPQSATTTDLTNRLVDDTLPDAVSGYDAKGYVTGTTAAQVDFRDIVASRLPLIILVVVALAFLIILAVFRGLLVAVKAAVLNVLSITASYGVVVAVFQWGWGGPALGVHGKVPIESYVPMMMFAIIFGLSMDYEIFLLSRVHEAWMRTGDAKDAVAHALEITARVITCAALIMVSVFSAFIISDNIVVKMLGLGLAVSVLIDATVVRLLMVPAVMTLLGSHAWWTPHWLDRILPHIDAEGDAETLSGPPDGPARERAS, encoded by the coding sequence ATGGGCTCCATGGCACCCACCACCGCCGGGAACCCGCGACGCGGGGGACTGCGCAGGCTCGGCGCCTGGTGCGCCCGCCACTGCACGATCGTCATCATCGCCTGGCTCGTGGCCGTGGTCGCCCTCCAGGTGGTCAGCCGCACCGTCGGCGGGACCTACGAGGACAACTTCCAGCTGCCCGGCGTGCAGTCCACCAAGGGCCTGGACGTGCTCAAGGAGCACGACCCGCAGGCCGGCGGCTACAGCAGCCAGATCGTCCTGCACGACGACCAGGCCGTGAGCACGCTGAGTTCCCAGCTGTCCACGGCCGTCGGGGACCTCGAGAAGCTCCCCCATGTGCTCTCGGCCGTGAACCCCCTGTCGGTGACGTCCTCGAAGGTCGGCCCGGTGTCGGGCGACGGCAAGACCGCCTACGTCACCGTCCGCTTCGACGTGCAGCCCTCCACCCTCGGCGACGACTACCTGAACGGCGTCGACAAGGCCGTCCAGCCGCTGCGGACGGCCGGCGCCGACGTCGAGTACGGCGGTTCGCTCGGCGAGCTCGCCCGTCCCGCCGCGAACGACAAGATCAGCGAGCTGATCGGCTTCGCGGTCGCCATCGTCGTCCTGCTCGTCGGGTTCGGCAGCGTCATCGCGGCCGGACTGCCCCTGATCACCGCCCTGATCAGCGTGGTCGGCGGACTGGCCTGCCTCGGGCTGCTGGCCGCAGCCTTCACCTTCGCGACCGTCTCACCGACCCTCGCCACCATGATCGGCCTCGGCGTCGGCATCGACTACGCCCTCTTCCTCGTCACCCGGCACCGGCAGAACCTGATGAACGGCGCCGACCCCGCCGAGGCCGCCGGGCACGCCACCGCCACCAGCGGCCGCGCCGTGCTCGTCTCCGGCACCACCGTGATCATCGCGCTGTTCGGTCTGTACGCGTCCGGGGTGTCCTTCATCGGCAAACTCGGACTCGCCGCCGCCGTCACCGTCGTCTCCGCCGTCATCGGCGCCCTCACCCTCGTACCGGCCCTTCTCGGGCTCATCGGCAGACACATCGACCGCTACCACGTCCGCAGACCGGTCGCCGAGACGGACGCCGGACCGGACGCCGTCCCGCACGGCACCTGGCACCGCTACGCCAAGCGCGTCGAGCGCAGGCCCTGGCAGTACCTCGGCGCCGGCGTGGCCGTCATCGCGATCCTCGCGATCCCCGTCTTCTCCATCCAGCTCGGCCACATCGGCGACGGCGCCGACCCGACCTCCTTCACCGACCGGCGGGCCTACGACCTGATGACCGACGCCTTCGGGCCCGGCTCCAACGGCCCCCTCACCGTCGTCATCGACCAGACGTCCGTCCCGTCCGACAAGCGCTCCGACCTCTCCGGCCAGGCGCAGAAGACGCTGAACGCGGTGTCCGGCGCCGCCACGGTCACCCCGCTGACCGCCACCAGCGACGGCGACGTCCTGCTGGCCACGGTCTACTCCAAGGAGTCCCCGCAGAGCGCCACGACCACCGACCTGACGAACCGTCTCGTCGACGACACGCTCCCCGACGCGGTCTCCGGCTACGACGCCAAGGGCTATGTCACCGGCACCACGGCGGCCCAGGTCGACTTCCGCGACATCGTCGCCAGCCGGCTGCCCCTGATCATCCTGGTGGTCGTCGCCCTCGCCTTCCTGATCATCCTCGCCGTTTTCCGCGGCCTCCTCGTCGCGGTCAAGGCCGCCGTCCTCAACGTCCTGTCGATCACCGCCTCGTACGGCGTCGTCGTGGCCGTCTTCCAGTGGGGCTGGGGCGGGCCCGCGCTGGGCGTGCACGGCAAGGTGCCCATCGAGAGCTACGTGCCGATGATGATGTTCGCGATCATCTTCGGCCTCAGCATGGACTACGAGATCTTCCTGCTGTCCCGGGTGCACGAGGCCTGGATGCGCACCGGTGACGCCAAGGACGCCGTCGCCCACGCCCTGGAGATCACCGCCCGGGTCATCACCTGCGCGGCGCTGATCATGGTGAGCGTGTTCTCGGCGTTCATCATCAGCGACAACATCGTCGTCAAGATGCTGGGCCTCGGCCTCGCCGTCAGCGTCCTCATCGACGCCACCGTCGTACGGCTGCTGATGGTGCCCGCCGTGATGACCCTGCTGGGGTCGCACGCCTGGTGGACTCCGCACTGGCTGGACCGGATCCTGCCGCACATCGACGCCGAGGGCGACGCGGAGACCCTCAGCGGTCCGCCCGACGGCCCGGCGCGAGAACGAGCATCGTGA
- a CDS encoding PP2C family protein-serine/threonine phosphatase: MRRLDGDRRGWLRGAPAPRWVRALPLLLVAGICAATLTSPDPLDIGFLLGAIPPLAVLSYGPVATAFLGAAVIVMLNVPAFQLDRPGRTDVLTVSFVALLSVFVAFVSRRRDVQLDTERTIAEAAQNALVPPVPQRVGPVACAGLYRAAQRGTLVGGDFFDVRTSGHGVRAVLGDVQGHGLAAIATVAALLGAFREAVLDQPDLEKVAARLDRRLVADSARVAHAELFATAVLLEFTPGADTVRIVVCGHPPPVLLRDGTATEVDLVPWTPLGLGLPEGAPLAAHILPLRPGDRLFLASDGVSEARDTAGVFYPLLDRLPALAAGADPATTADRVWADVRGYCPDIRDDVTMLVLAPGRRADR; encoded by the coding sequence GTGCGACGACTGGACGGAGACCGGCGGGGCTGGCTGCGGGGCGCGCCGGCGCCGCGCTGGGTGCGGGCGTTGCCGCTCCTGCTGGTGGCGGGCATCTGCGCGGCCACGCTGACCAGCCCCGACCCGCTGGACATCGGCTTCCTGCTGGGCGCGATCCCGCCGCTGGCCGTGCTGTCGTACGGTCCCGTGGCGACCGCGTTCCTCGGCGCGGCCGTGATCGTGATGCTCAACGTGCCCGCGTTCCAGCTCGACCGGCCCGGCCGGACGGATGTGCTGACGGTGTCCTTCGTGGCCTTGCTGAGCGTGTTCGTGGCGTTCGTGAGCCGCCGCCGGGACGTCCAGCTGGACACCGAGCGGACCATCGCCGAGGCCGCGCAGAACGCCTTGGTGCCGCCGGTGCCGCAGCGGGTCGGGCCGGTGGCCTGCGCGGGGCTCTACCGTGCGGCGCAGCGCGGGACGCTGGTCGGCGGCGACTTCTTCGACGTGCGGACGAGCGGGCACGGAGTGCGGGCGGTGCTGGGCGACGTCCAGGGGCACGGGCTCGCGGCGATCGCGACCGTGGCCGCGCTGCTCGGCGCGTTCCGGGAGGCGGTGCTCGACCAGCCGGACCTGGAGAAGGTCGCCGCCCGCCTGGACCGGCGGCTGGTGGCCGACTCGGCGCGGGTCGCGCACGCGGAGCTGTTCGCGACGGCCGTACTGCTGGAGTTCACGCCGGGCGCGGACACCGTGCGCATCGTCGTCTGCGGGCATCCCCCGCCGGTGCTGCTGCGCGACGGCACGGCCACGGAGGTGGACCTCGTCCCATGGACGCCACTGGGGCTCGGTCTGCCGGAAGGCGCTCCGCTCGCCGCCCATATCCTGCCGCTGCGCCCCGGTGACCGTCTCTTCCTGGCCTCCGACGGCGTCTCGGAGGCGAGGGACACCGCAGGAGTCTTCTATCCCCTGCTGGACCGGCTGCCCGCGCTCGCCGCCGGCGCGGACCCGGCGACCACCGCCGACCGGGTGTGGGCGGACGTCCGGGGCTACTGTCCCGACATCCGCGACGACGTCACGATGCTCGTTCTCGCGCCGGGCCGTCGGGCGGACCGCTGA
- a CDS encoding Gfo/Idh/MocA family protein, translating into MRIGLLGTGPWARMIHAPVLQAHESLDFAGVWGRRPEAAKELADRHGTRAYDDVDALLADVDAVAVALPPDVQAQLAVRAAEAGCHLLLDKPVATTVAGAREVVRAAREARVASVVFFTTRFMPEAGTWIAEQARTGGWFTGHAQWLGDVFHGESDSAFATPWRGEKGAVWDVGPHALSVLLPVLGDVRRVAAAARGPHDTVHLVLDHADGASSTVTLSLTAPPAATAADVELRGDAGVTRLPRGGDAAGALTRAADELIAAARDGRPHACDAAFGLRVTEILAEAEDLLTDGAR; encoded by the coding sequence ATGCGCATCGGTCTGCTCGGCACCGGCCCCTGGGCCCGGATGATCCACGCCCCCGTCCTTCAGGCGCACGAGTCGCTCGACTTCGCCGGTGTCTGGGGCCGGCGCCCGGAGGCCGCGAAGGAACTGGCCGACCGGCACGGGACACGGGCCTACGACGACGTCGACGCCCTGCTGGCGGACGTCGACGCGGTGGCCGTCGCCCTGCCTCCGGACGTCCAGGCGCAGCTCGCGGTGCGGGCCGCGGAAGCCGGATGTCACCTCCTGCTCGACAAGCCCGTGGCCACGACCGTGGCGGGAGCGCGCGAGGTCGTACGGGCCGCGCGGGAGGCCCGGGTGGCGTCGGTCGTCTTCTTCACCACCCGGTTCATGCCCGAGGCCGGCACCTGGATCGCCGAACAGGCGCGGACCGGCGGCTGGTTCACGGGGCACGCCCAGTGGCTGGGCGACGTGTTCCACGGTGAGAGCGACAGCGCCTTCGCCACTCCTTGGCGCGGCGAGAAGGGCGCCGTCTGGGACGTGGGCCCGCACGCGCTGTCCGTGCTGCTGCCGGTCCTCGGCGACGTCCGCCGGGTGGCGGCCGCGGCACGTGGTCCCCACGACACCGTCCACCTGGTTCTGGACCATGCGGACGGTGCCTCCAGCACGGTGACGCTCAGTCTGACCGCCCCGCCCGCGGCGACGGCCGCGGACGTCGAACTGCGCGGCGACGCCGGGGTGACGCGGCTCCCCCGAGGGGGTGACGCGGCCGGTGCCCTCACACGGGCCGCGGACGAACTGATCGCCGCGGCCCGCGACGGCCGGCCCCACGCCTGCGATGCCGCGTTCGGCCTGCGCGTCACGGAGATCCTGGCCGAGGCCGAGGACCTGCTGACGGACGGAGCGCGCTGA
- the bdeA gene encoding bis(hydroxyethyl) terephthalate hydrolase, which translates to MQHPARVGADRHGSTGSPHRRSGQLARVATAIAAVVGLTTLSGPGAHAADNPYERGPAPTDASIEASRGPYAVSQTTVSRPAVTGFGGGTIYYPTSTADGTFGAIAVSPGYTGTQSSIAWLGPRLASQGFVVFTIDTLTTLDQPDSRGRQLLAALDHLTQVSSVRSRVDSSRLGVMGHSMGGGGSLEAAKSRPSLRAAIPLTPWNVDKSWPEISTPTLIFGADGDTIAPVATHAEPFYSTLPSSLDRAYLELNNATHLTPISSNTTIAKYGISWLKRFIDNDVRYEQFLCPLPRPGLTIDEYRGNCPHAS; encoded by the coding sequence GTGCAGCATCCAGCGCGCGTCGGTGCCGACCGTCACGGCTCCACCGGCTCCCCCCACCGCAGGTCCGGACAGCTCGCCCGCGTCGCGACGGCGATCGCCGCCGTCGTCGGCCTCACCACCCTCAGCGGGCCCGGAGCGCACGCGGCGGACAACCCCTACGAACGGGGCCCGGCGCCCACCGACGCGAGCATCGAGGCGTCACGCGGCCCGTACGCCGTCTCCCAGACCACCGTCTCCCGGCCGGCCGTCACCGGCTTCGGCGGCGGCACGATCTACTACCCGACCAGCACCGCCGACGGCACCTTCGGCGCGATCGCCGTCTCACCCGGGTACACCGGCACCCAGTCCTCCATCGCCTGGCTGGGTCCGCGGCTGGCCTCCCAGGGTTTCGTCGTCTTCACCATCGACACCCTCACCACACTGGACCAGCCCGACTCCCGCGGCCGTCAGCTGCTCGCCGCCCTGGACCACCTCACACAGGTCAGCTCCGTCCGCAGCCGCGTCGACAGCAGCCGCCTCGGCGTCATGGGCCACTCGATGGGCGGCGGCGGCAGCCTGGAGGCCGCCAAGTCCCGGCCCTCGCTCCGGGCCGCGATCCCCCTCACCCCGTGGAACGTCGACAAGAGCTGGCCGGAGATCAGCACACCCACACTGATCTTCGGCGCCGACGGCGACACCATCGCCCCTGTCGCCACCCACGCCGAGCCGTTCTACTCGACGCTTCCGTCCTCCCTGGACCGCGCCTACCTGGAGCTGAACAACGCCACCCACCTCACCCCGATCTCGTCCAACACGACGATCGCGAAGTACGGCATCTCGTGGCTGAAACGCTTCATCGACAACGACGTCCGCTACGAGCAGTTCCTGTGCCCGCTGCCCCGGCCGGGACTGACGATCGACGAGTACCGCGGCAACTGCCCGCACGCGTCCTGA
- a CDS encoding diaminopimelate decarboxylase translates to MLLPTENDPAGPSPVALAVRQAVADGLLGEDRPLAGFVDVQGVRDSVAALHEAFAHVPDVLHTFAAKACPLVPVLRLLAGTGMGGEVASPGELRLALDAGFDPARIVLDSPAKTRREIREALALGVALNADNLDELERIDALRPQDCASVLGVRVNPQVGGGSIGAMSTATAHSKFGVALRDPGARARVVEAFARRPWLTRLHAHVGSQGCPLPLIAEGLAVVHRLAQEIDAYVGRRQVTSLDLGGGLPVNFADDTVTPTYAQYAAALTAAEPALLDGRYEVVTEFGRSLIAKNGFTVARVEYVKDAGGRRVAVTHAGGQVATRTVFMPEAWPLRVSAYGPDGTPKRTPPVRQDVAGPLCFAGDVVAHDRPLPALAEGDLVVLHDTGGYYFSAHWSYNSLPRPPVYGCLAEGGRVGFATIRSAQTLREISAESGLAQADALLTGFGAPSRT, encoded by the coding sequence GTGCTGCTTCCCACCGAGAACGACCCGGCAGGCCCCTCCCCCGTCGCCCTCGCCGTCCGTCAGGCCGTCGCGGACGGGCTGCTCGGCGAGGACCGGCCGCTGGCCGGGTTCGTCGACGTACAGGGCGTGCGCGACAGCGTCGCCGCACTGCACGAGGCGTTCGCGCATGTGCCGGACGTGCTGCACACCTTCGCCGCCAAGGCCTGTCCGCTGGTCCCCGTGCTGCGGCTGCTCGCCGGTACCGGCATGGGCGGTGAGGTGGCGAGCCCGGGCGAGCTGCGGCTGGCGCTGGACGCGGGGTTCGACCCGGCGCGCATCGTGCTGGACTCGCCGGCCAAGACCCGCCGGGAGATCCGCGAGGCCCTCGCCCTGGGCGTCGCGCTGAACGCGGACAACCTCGACGAGCTGGAGCGGATCGACGCCCTCCGTCCGCAGGACTGCGCCTCGGTGCTCGGGGTGCGCGTCAATCCGCAGGTCGGGGGCGGGTCGATCGGCGCGATGAGCACGGCGACCGCGCACTCCAAGTTCGGCGTGGCGCTGCGGGACCCCGGGGCACGCGCGCGTGTCGTCGAGGCCTTCGCGCGGCGGCCGTGGCTGACCCGGCTGCACGCGCACGTGGGTTCGCAGGGCTGCCCGCTGCCGTTGATCGCGGAGGGCCTCGCCGTGGTCCACCGGCTCGCCCAGGAGATCGACGCGTACGTCGGCCGCCGGCAGGTGACCAGCCTCGACCTGGGCGGCGGGCTGCCGGTGAACTTCGCCGACGACACGGTGACGCCCACCTACGCGCAGTACGCGGCCGCGCTCACCGCCGCCGAACCGGCGCTGCTGGACGGCCGCTACGAGGTGGTCACCGAGTTCGGCCGGTCCCTGATCGCCAAGAACGGCTTCACGGTGGCCCGCGTGGAGTACGTGAAGGACGCCGGTGGACGCCGGGTCGCCGTCACCCATGCCGGCGGGCAGGTCGCCACCCGGACCGTCTTCATGCCGGAGGCCTGGCCGCTGCGGGTGTCCGCGTACGGCCCGGACGGCACGCCCAAGCGGACTCCCCCCGTCCGGCAGGACGTCGCCGGGCCGCTCTGCTTCGCCGGGGACGTCGTGGCGCACGACCGGCCGCTGCCCGCGCTGGCGGAGGGGGACCTGGTGGTGCTGCACGACACGGGCGGGTACTACTTCTCGGCGCACTGGTCGTACAACAGCCTGCCGAGGCCCCCCGTGTACGGCTGTCTGGCCGAGGGCGGCCGGGTCGGGTTCGCCACGATCCGGTCCGCGCAGACGCTGCGGGAGATCTCCGCGGAGAGCGGTCTGGCGCAGGCCGACGCCCTGCTGACGGGGTTCGGCGCGCCGTCGCGGACCTGA
- a CDS encoding GNAT family N-acetyltransferase: MTDPVIRALDESDVHLFDTLPDPLRAADAFRHAAHRPEWKRVALRDGRVVARAAWWGGPQDTEPLVVEWFDFVDGEEEAAVALLRTAPWQVGLDLVLPGGWREDPVMRAAAGARHAAARAAGYTPLVERFVYRWTPECGLPERPGRLSFAPEPDDAVFFDALRRIHSDTLDAHARRAIEEGGLDRAAQEELDFFRWCPSPREWWQVARTPHGELAGIHIPAHNPSGPCVGFIGVLPEHRGHGYAYDLLAECTHHLVERGAEFIAGATDQGNFPMAAHFAKAGYPIVRERVNFEIR; this comes from the coding sequence GTGACCGATCCGGTCATCCGCGCTCTCGACGAGAGTGACGTCCATCTGTTCGACACCCTGCCCGACCCGCTGCGCGCCGCCGACGCCTTCCGCCACGCCGCCCACCGCCCGGAGTGGAAACGCGTCGCCCTGCGCGACGGCCGGGTAGTGGCCCGCGCCGCCTGGTGGGGCGGGCCGCAGGACACCGAACCCCTCGTCGTCGAATGGTTCGACTTCGTCGACGGCGAGGAGGAGGCCGCCGTCGCACTTCTGCGCACCGCCCCCTGGCAGGTGGGCCTGGACCTGGTCCTGCCCGGCGGCTGGCGCGAGGACCCGGTGATGCGGGCCGCCGCCGGGGCCCGCCACGCCGCAGCCCGCGCGGCCGGGTACACCCCGCTGGTGGAACGGTTCGTGTACCGGTGGACACCGGAGTGCGGACTGCCCGAACGCCCCGGCCGGCTGAGCTTCGCCCCCGAACCGGACGACGCGGTGTTCTTCGACGCGCTGCGCCGCATCCACTCCGACACCCTCGACGCGCACGCCCGCAGGGCCATCGAGGAGGGCGGCCTCGACCGGGCCGCCCAGGAGGAACTGGACTTCTTCCGCTGGTGCCCGTCACCGCGGGAGTGGTGGCAGGTCGCCCGCACCCCGCACGGGGAGCTCGCGGGCATCCACATCCCCGCCCACAACCCCTCCGGGCCCTGCGTCGGTTTCATCGGCGTGCTGCCGGAGCACCGGGGACACGGGTACGCCTACGACCTGCTGGCCGAGTGCACCCACCATCTCGTCGAGCGGGGCGCCGAGTTCATCGCCGGCGCCACCGACCAGGGGAACTTCCCGATGGCGGCGCACTTCGCGAAGGCCGGCTACCCGATCGTGCGGGAGCGGGTGAACTTCGAGATCCGCTGA